The genomic interval TTCTTCCAGGGGGAGGAGAATTTATCACAGAAAAATCTTTCATTCCAGAGAGGGCCATGTGGAGGGTGCGTGGAATAGGTGTAGCACTCAGGGTTAGCACGTTCACCGAGAGTCTCAGTTTCTTGAATCTTTCTTTTTGCTCAACTCCAAACTTTTGTTCTTCGTCGATGATGACAAGACCAAGATCGGAGAATTCGATCCGTTCGTTCAGCAGAGAGTGTGTACCTATGATGATGTCTATTTCTCCCTTCTTCAGCTTTTCGATGATCTCCTTCTTTTCTCTCGCTGTTCTTGAACTGTCCAGGAGTTCCACTTTTACACCGAACGGTTCCATTCTCTCTTTGAAGTTCTCGTAGTGTTGTCTTGCCAGAACGGTGGTTGGGACGAGCACCGCTACCTGCTTACCAGATGCGACTGCACGAAACGCAGCTCGCAGAGCTACTTCTGTTTTTCCAACACCCGCGTCTCCGCACAGGAGCCTGTCCATTGGTTTTTCAGAGGCAAGATCGCTTAGTACTTCTTCTATACTCTGCTGCTGATCAGGAGTTTCAATGTATGGAAAAGATTCCGCGAATTTTTCTTCCAGTTCTGGGTCACCTGGAAGAGAAAGACCCTGGGCCTCCTGTCTTTTCATGTAAAGTTCAACGAGTTCTTTGATCTTTTTCTCGATGTCTTCTCTCACTTTCTTCAGTGTTTGTTTCCATTTTCCGCGGTTCATCCGGTCGAGTTTAACCTGCGAAGGATCACCTATATATTTATGAACTCTGTCGATCTTCTCGATGGGAACGTACAAAATTGCGTCTTCATATTTCAACTTCAAATAATCCCTCTCTCCGAGAACTCCCTTGAGACGAACAATCCCCTCGAAAATGGCTATTCCGTGCTCTCTGTGAACTACGAGCCCACCCTCTTCGATCTCATCGACATCCAGAATGGGCAGCGATTCTTTTTTCTCAACACGTGTTGATAGCGGTGCAGAACCCTTCTCAACGTTTTTGAGTATCACTTCGACTACTCTTTCATCGAAGAAGTCGTTGTAGCGTTCCTTCAAAAGGTCCCTCATTTCTTTTCTGAACTTTCTGTACTCATCCAGAACCTTTTGAAGATCTTCACAGATGAAGCGAGCATCTGTCTTTAAGAAATCAAGCAAGGTGCTTTCACCGTAGAAATCAACAAAAGGAAGTATCAGAGTCTTATCAACACCTTGGAATGAACGCTGGGTGTCTACCTTGAAGAAACGAATTTCTTCAATTTCGTCTCCAAACAGTTCTATCCTCACGGGAAAGTCGTTCCCTGGAGAGTAAATGTCGATTATATCTCCGCGAATGGCAAATTCTCCCACGTTCTGAACAGTGAAAACAAGTTCATATCCCATTTCGACGAGTTTTTCTGGGGACAGCGTGAGTTTTGTGGATCGTGCTATCATCAGGGAGTTTTCTCTCAGAAAATCGGGTGAGAACACCTTTTCGGTGAGCGCTTTCAGGGTAGTGGCTATCTTGAGGTTCTCCCCGTTTAGAAGCCTCCACAGGATTTCTATTCTTTTTCCTTTTATCTCGGGTGACAAAACAACATCTTCGAGAGGCAAAACATCTCTCGAAGGATAGAAAATGTATCCTTCTATATTCGAAAACCTTTCGTTCGGCAGCAGAAGAATCTCAACCATTTTTCATCAGGTCTTTTACAATCCTCTTCTGGTCTTCATCGAGTCCTTCCATGGGGTCTGGAAGGTTGAGCTTTATCTTACACAGGGCTTTCACTATCTTCACTCTGGGATCTGTCAATCCCTGTTCCTCGGCCTTTTCCAGCAGTTTCAGAGCCTCGAAAAATTTCCCCATCTGATAGTATGCGCTTCCCAGATTGAAAAGAACAACCGGATTTTTTTGATCTATTTCCAGCGCTCTTTTGTAGCTCTCAATAGCCTTTGCCAGAAGGTTCATTCTTCTGTAGATGTTCCCTATGTTGACCCAGACTTCTACTGATTGTTCTTTTTCGGCTATTTTCAAAAATTTTTCCAAGGCACTCTCCAGCTTTCCTTCTTCAAGTTCACGGTATGCTTCTTCAAATTCACTGGAGACCAAGTTCTATCACCTTCTTTGTGACGTATATGGTGTCTGAATAGTTCATGTCGGGTGTTTTGAAAGAAACGGAAATAGGAATGATCTCTTCGGTTATAGGCTTCACATAAGAAAAGCTGAAGACCCAGAGGTTATGTTTTAGGAAGTGGGGTTCACCGATGCCTCCTCCCGATCTGTAGCAAAAATCTTTCAGAGCTGCGCTCGCTTCAGGAGAGGTGTAGAGCTTGACGTTTTTGAGTTTCAAAACGGCGAGCTGTTCGTTTGAGAAGGTAATATCCGGGGGCACTACAACGCAGTATCCCTTTCGATCGTTTATCTGGTAGACTTTCTTAGAGAGAAACTCCTCATCGCTTATGTATACTGTGTATTCTCTCAGCTCGTGTGAAACTTCGAAGGGTACTCTTCCGCGCGCTTCGAAAAGATCTGAGAAGAGCTGAACCAGATCGATATCACGTCCAAAGGCATTCTCCACCCTCACGTACAGGAACATTTTGTCGACAGTCAATTCAAAAGAATCGATGTGAACAAAGATAGGTTCCGAGGACTTGAGAAGGGAGATCTCAATCGAGTTCTTGTCCCAGTTCATTCCAAACAGGTATGGATATTCGTACTCTATGTTCACGTACTGGGGAACCTGCCCTATTGTTTGAAGTTTTTTTCCATCGAAATGGAAGAGATTTCCAGACTGATCCAGGAGAAGATAAGAACCATCGTAAAAGATTTCAAAGGAACGTGTTGGAACGGGGAGAGGGATGTTTTTCTGTGATTCTGTATCCACGTTGATCACGATGAGAGAATTGCTCCAGGTGTCAAGAACGACAACCTGCCTGCAGTACACCTCCGCATCGACGATCAGGGGTTTCCCATCGATTGGTATTTCTCTCTTCAAACCGTTTTCTGAGATCAAAACGATTTTATCCACATCTGCCAGGGTAAACTCTCCAGAATTCAAAACACCTGCTCCTATCGGATTGAGAAACTTCCCTATTTCCTTTTCATTCTTGAAAACCCTTCCGTCTCTTGAGATCAAGAAGACGTTTCCGTCCCTATCGGTGAACACCTGCTCCGGTTGGAAAGATAAGTTTCTAACGGTGAAATTGAAACCATCGCTTTCGATAAGACGGTTGTTGACCGGATCAACGATGTATATACTCTCACCAAAAATTGACACATCCGTGGGTGTGAGAAAATATTCTATTCCATCTTTAAAACCCTGGAGTGTTTTTAACGTTTTCATGTTGAAAGAATCAGATTCTTTGTCCTGCAGTATGAATTCCAGATTGTTAACCAGCGAGAGCACTTCAGGCTGATCCGGTACGATAACAAGCAGGTTTTTCAGATCCTCGTAAGCCTCTCTCACTCTTCCTGTTTCTATCATCAATTTTGCTCTCAAATACCAAAACTCTGCGAGATTCTCAGCGGGGATGGGTTTGTAGAAGATCTCCTCTATCTTCTGCTGTGCGGAAGATATATCTCCCTTTGCCCAGTCTATGATCGCTTCTGAGAACATCTCTCTAACGCTTTGAGCGAAAAGAGCAGAAAAAGTTAGCAGAAACAAAAGCAATATCGTTTTTTTCACGTTTTCACCTCTTGAAGAGGTTTACCTTCCTTTCTGTACCGTTCAGGAGACGCTGGATGTTTTCGGAGTGTCTGAGAGTGGAAAGAACCGCGAGAATGAGAAACAGCATTCCCGTATCGTAGCCCTTGAGCAGATATCCCAGAAGAGCAGAAACGTAAAGAGCTACAAGAGATCCAAGCGAAGCGTATTTAGTCAGCATTACGATGACAAGCCAGGTCAGTGTGAACACTAGTCCCGTAGGCCACGAAAGACAGAAAATGATTCCAAGGGTGGAAGCGACTCCTTTTCCACCTTTGAACTTCATGAAAATCGGAAAATCGTGTCCGAGGACAGTCGCGATCGCCGTGAGTGATACGATCTTCGAATCTCCTGAGAAAGTAATGGTAATGAACACAGGGAAAAATCCCTTCAAAGCATCCAGAAGAAGACAAATCCCTCCAACGGCAGGACCTGTGGTTCTTATAGCATTCGTCGCTCCAACGTTGCCACTCCCCACTTTTCTCACATCAATACCCTTCAGCCACTTCGGGATCAAATAACTGAAGGGGATGGACCCTGTGAAGTAACCGAGAATTGGGAAAAGCCACCAGTCCACGATATCACCTGCTCTTCTTGAACTTTAAGAATATAGGGGATCCCTCGAACGGAAAGACGTAGTCCCTGATCAGTTTTCTGAGGAAAACCTTTTGTGGATTTTTTATCTTCTCTATATTGTTCACAAAGAAAAGGAAAGTGGGTGGCTTTATGTCCACCTGAAGGCCGAAAAAGATCTTGAGGCCACGAGGGAGATTCGTGAACGCGAGCACTTTCTGAAGAGCCGAATTAATGGCACTGGACGGCACTTTCGTTGTGTAAGAAGCGTACGCTAAATTGATAGCGTCTATCACTCTGTCTATGTTCCAGCCTTTGTCAGCGGAGGTAAAGATAAGCGGACTGTAATCGATGAAATAGAGCTTCTCTCTGAATAATTTGGTGAATTCGTCGTACCTTTTTTCACGGTGTTCAACGAGATCCCATTTGTTGAAAACAACGACGCTGGCTCTCCCTCGTCTTTCCACAAGGCCGGCTATTCTCTGGTCCTGTCTTGTGATACCCTGAGTTGCATCAAGAACTATCACAACAACGTCCGCTTTTTCTATGCTGTCCACAACCCTGTAGTTGCTGTATTTTTCAACAGTCCTGGGTTCGACCCTGGATTTTCTCCTCAAACCAGCCGTGTCAACGAATACGTATTTTCTTCCGTCTATAAACACTTCGTCGTCAACGGGATCCCTCGTTGTTCCAGGTATCGGTGACACAAGAGCTCGTTCTTTGTTCAATATAGCGTTGAAGAGTGTGGATTTTCCCACGTTCGGTCGGCCAACGATGGCAACTTTTATTGCGTCGGTGATTTCGGGCTTTGATTCTAAATCCAGCCCTTTTTCTTCGAGCTTTTTGATGATCGTCTCCAGGAGAGTATCGAGATTTATGTTGTGCTCTGCAGAAACGGGTATTGGTTCTCCAAATCCTAAACTGTAAAGCTCCGGCTTCACTTCTCTTTCGAACTCTCTGAGATTTTCCGCTTTGTTCGCCACAAGGATAGTATCAACGGTGGATTTCCTGAGAAAATCGGCAAGCGATTCGTCTTCTTTTGTAATTCCTCTTTTTCCATCGACAACGAACAGAACGAGATCAGCTTCTCTGATCATGTTCAGGGTAACTTCCTTCATCTTTTGGGAAATGATGTCCTGTGGATTGTCGAAGACTCCACAGGTGTCCACGAGTTTAAAGGTTTTCCCGTACCACTCTACAGTATCTTGAACGGGGTCACGGGTGACCCCTTCTTCGTCTTCGACAATAGCCTTTTTCTTCTTTACCAGCTTGTTGAACAGAGTAGACTTTCCAACGTTTGGTCTACCAACTATCAGAACCGTCGCCATATTTCACTCTCCATTCTTTTTGAGAAGGTCTCCAATGGATTTCTGAGAGCTCTCCTTCTCCACCATTTTTTTGTACTCCTCTATGTTTTTCCTTTCTTCATACCGCTTTTCGCTCAGTATCATTCTTCCACCGAACACCTCGTCGGGATCTATTCTAAGAACGACGAGGTTTAAAGCTTTTCCCGTTTCAGGCTCGCTGAGAAGATGGTTGTTCGGCACGAAACCCTCCACATCGTACTCTTCGACTTCCACTACCACTCCCGAGTTCACGATCTTCTTTATGGTTCCACTCACGATGGAATCTGGTTTCAACTCTTTGAGAGCACGTTCCCAGGGATTTTCCTGTGTTCTTTTTATGCTGAGAGTGATCTTTCTGTTCTCTTTGTCTATCTTCAAGATCTTCACTTTCACCTTTTCGCCGATCTTTAGAATTTCTCCAGGTTCATCAATTCTTTTCCATGAAATTTCAGAGACGGGAACGAATCCTTCAACACCTTCTTCTAACTCGACAAAAGCTCCCTGTTTTATGATTCCCGTCACCTTTCCTGTCACCACGTTGTTGACATTGTACCTGTCTTCGATGTTTTCCCATGGATCTCCCTTTGCCTTTCTGTAGCTCAAAGTGAGTTTTCTGTTTTCTTTGTCTACATTGATAACTTCAACCTTCACCAGATCTCCAACACTCACCACTTCTTCAAGACTTTTTCTTGCGTTCCCCCAGAAGACTTCAGACCTTGGCACAAGTCCTTCCACGCCGGGCTCCAGTCTCACAAAAAATCCGAACGGATGAATCGAAGTCACTTCTCCACTCACCACTTTTCCAACCGGATACTTCTCTTCCACTTTTTCCCACGGATCGGGCATGAGTTTCTTCAAACTCAGGATGACATTCTTTTTCACCTTGTCCAGTTCGATTATCTTCGCTGTTATGTTCTGGCCGGGTTTCACTATGTCTTCAGGAGATATTCTGGTGTCGTAGCTGAGTTCGCTCCTGGGAATGAATCCCCTCACTCCCTCTGAAATTTCAACTTCGACACCTGCGTTACTGATCCCTTTCACGGTACCTTCTACGATGTCTCCCACTTTCTTCTCTGAGAAGAACTCCTCGATCTTCTTATCCTGGAGAGCTCTTCGCGAAACAACGATTCTTGGTCCCCGTCTCGTCTGAGCCATTTCCAAAATGATGACTTCTATTTCTTTTTCAGGCATGGGATCGTTCCTTCTGAGGAGGGAGTGTGATCCTGGAAGAAAA from Thermotoga sp. Mc24 carries:
- the mfd gene encoding transcription-repair coupling factor, which produces MVEILLLPNERFSNIEGYIFYPSRDVLPLEDVVLSPEIKGKRIEILWRLLNGENLKIATTLKALTEKVFSPDFLRENSLMIARSTKLTLSPEKLVEMGYELVFTVQNVGEFAIRGDIIDIYSPGNDFPVRIELFGDEIEEIRFFKVDTQRSFQGVDKTLILPFVDFYGESTLLDFLKTDARFICEDLQKVLDEYRKFRKEMRDLLKERYNDFFDERVVEVILKNVEKGSAPLSTRVEKKESLPILDVDEIEEGGLVVHREHGIAIFEGIVRLKGVLGERDYLKLKYEDAILYVPIEKIDRVHKYIGDPSQVKLDRMNRGKWKQTLKKVREDIEKKIKELVELYMKRQEAQGLSLPGDPELEEKFAESFPYIETPDQQQSIEEVLSDLASEKPMDRLLCGDAGVGKTEVALRAAFRAVASGKQVAVLVPTTVLARQHYENFKERMEPFGVKVELLDSSRTAREKKEIIEKLKKGEIDIIIGTHSLLNERIEFSDLGLVIIDEEQKFGVEQKERFKKLRLSVNVLTLSATPIPRTLHMALSGMKDFSVINSPPPGRKPVYVYVAEYSDDLVKGAVIREINRGGQVIYVHNRVEELPEVFEKLKRMFPELEIAVAHGKMSRKTMERIVHEFYRGNIDVLLCTTIIENGVDIPNANTLIVDDAQRYGLSQLYQLRGRVGRSDRRAFAYFLYPKGTPRSALERLKVLKSYTGFGSGLQIALKDMELRGVGDVLGLEQHGNVVSVGLKLYNEILKETITRFKERRIEKKHSVNVEIENPPGRFFIPEDYVQNPVERLRLYRRLASSLDEEDLEEILEEMRDRFGEPPEEVKLLVDYFRLRIRASKLGVKKIRFDHSMVEIFPNRDSPFLNHPRYNRRSGSVVLYTRENPVEFLMDLLKK
- a CDS encoding tetratricopeptide repeat protein; the protein is MVSSEFEEAYRELEEGKLESALEKFLKIAEKEQSVEVWVNIGNIYRRMNLLAKAIESYKRALEIDQKNPVVLFNLGSAYYQMGKFFEALKLLEKAEEQGLTDPRVKIVKALCKIKLNLPDPMEGLDEDQKRIVKDLMKNG
- the plsY gene encoding glycerol-3-phosphate 1-O-acyltransferase PlsY — translated: MDWWLFPILGYFTGSIPFSYLIPKWLKGIDVRKVGSGNVGATNAIRTTGPAVGGICLLLDALKGFFPVFITITFSGDSKIVSLTAIATVLGHDFPIFMKFKGGKGVASTLGIIFCLSWPTGLVFTLTWLVIVMLTKYASLGSLVALYVSALLGYLLKGYDTGMLFLILAVLSTLRHSENIQRLLNGTERKVNLFKR
- the der gene encoding ribosome biogenesis GTPase Der, with translation MATVLIVGRPNVGKSTLFNKLVKKKKAIVEDEEGVTRDPVQDTVEWYGKTFKLVDTCGVFDNPQDIISQKMKEVTLNMIREADLVLFVVDGKRGITKEDESLADFLRKSTVDTILVANKAENLREFEREVKPELYSLGFGEPIPVSAEHNINLDTLLETIIKKLEEKGLDLESKPEITDAIKVAIVGRPNVGKSTLFNAILNKERALVSPIPGTTRDPVDDEVFIDGRKYVFVDTAGLRRKSRVEPRTVEKYSNYRVVDSIEKADVVVIVLDATQGITRQDQRIAGLVERRGRASVVVFNKWDLVEHREKRYDEFTKLFREKLYFIDYSPLIFTSADKGWNIDRVIDAINLAYASYTTKVPSSAINSALQKVLAFTNLPRGLKIFFGLQVDIKPPTFLFFVNNIEKIKNPQKVFLRKLIRDYVFPFEGSPIFLKFKKSR
- a CDS encoding 30S ribosomal protein S1 yields the protein MEPFEFNDEILSQYEPEEFRRGQIVKGVVIGKEDDGVVVDFGGKSEGFVPENELIKSLDEYKVGENLTLQILNLNYEERSILSERRPVLRKTLEELRKDYEEKKPVKARIVSQTKGGYNVLLKGVVSAFLPGSHSLLRRNDPMPEKEIEVIILEMAQTRRGPRIVVSRRALQDKKIEEFFSEKKVGDIVEGTVKGISNAGVEVEISEGVRGFIPRSELSYDTRISPEDIVKPGQNITAKIIELDKVKKNVILSLKKLMPDPWEKVEEKYPVGKVVSGEVTSIHPFGFFVRLEPGVEGLVPRSEVFWGNARKSLEEVVSVGDLVKVEVINVDKENRKLTLSYRKAKGDPWENIEDRYNVNNVVTGKVTGIIKQGAFVELEEGVEGFVPVSEISWKRIDEPGEILKIGEKVKVKILKIDKENRKITLSIKRTQENPWERALKELKPDSIVSGTIKKIVNSGVVVEVEEYDVEGFVPNNHLLSEPETGKALNLVVLRIDPDEVFGGRMILSEKRYEERKNIEEYKKMVEKESSQKSIGDLLKKNGE